The DNA window ACGGCCGGTCCTCGTGCTCGCCGGGGCCGAGCACCGTTGCGAGCGGACCGATCTCGGACTGTCCGAAGCAGTTGTAGAAGCCGAGCGCCGGATACCGCTCCCGTAGTCGTCCCAGCACGGTGACGGGCATGATCGACGCCCCGTACTGCGCCTTCTTCAGCGACGACAGATCCCGCGCGTCGAGGTCGGGATGCCCGGCGAGCGGCACCCACACCGTGGGCGCCAGGAACAGCGAACCGATCCGGTCGACCTCGATCCGCCGCAGGATCTCGGGAATGTCGGGGGACTGCATCAGGTGCACCGTCGCCCCGACGGACAGATAGGGCAGCATGAACACGTGCATCGCCGCCGAGTGGTAGAGCGGCATGCAGACCAGCGGATTGTCGTCGGCGTCCAATCCGAGCGCGATCACCGCCGACACGTACTCGTGCACCAACGCACCATGGGACATCATGGCGCCCTTGGGCTTCGACGTCGTCCCGGACGTGTACAGCAGTTGCGCCAGGTCACTGCCCGACGCCCGGACCCCGAGTTCCGGCAGGACGCCGGTTCGAACTGCGTCGACCAGCGCTCCTGCCTCGTCGCGCAACGGCACGACGTGCTCGACGTCGAGGTCCGCTCGGACCGCCTCGAGGCCGGCGCGCAGCGCGGGGTCCACCAGTACCGCCCGCGCGCCGGACTGCGCGAGCAGATAGTGCAGTTCGTCGCCGGTGAGGGCGTAGTTCACCGGAACGTGTACCAGCCCGGCCCGCGCGCACGCCAGGAACCCGATCACGTAGGCGTCGGAGTTGACGCCGTAGCCGGCCACGCGGTCGCCGGACCCGAGACCCAGTGCGAGCAGGCTTCCGGCGGCCCGGGTGACGGCGTCGTCGAGTTCGCGGTACGTCCAACTGCGGTCGCCGAACGTCAGCGCGGTGCGGCCGGGTTGCCTCGCGGCGGCCCGTCGGAGTATGCCGTCGACGGTGTCGGTGCGTGGATCCTCACTCATGTGACGCAGGTTATAGGGCGTCCAACTATCTCGTAAGGCCTTTCTTTCCCGCAGGCGGCTGTGTAGGTTCGCGCGCCCGACGGCTCGGGCCGCCCCCTGGGTCAGCCGCCGAACGCCGTCGTGATCGCCCCCATGTCGAAGTAGTCGCGCCACGCGGCGATCTTGCCGTCGACCACTTCGAAGACCCCCATGACCGGGAGCGCGGTCTCCTTGCCGAGACCGCGCAGGACGTCGGTGCGTTCGTTCATCACGATGCCACCGGCCTCGACCTGGCGATGGATCCGGAAGTCGATACCGTCGAACGCCGCCAGGAAGCCCCCGAGGAACTCCTCGATCGCGGCACGTCCCTTCACCGGCTCCATCGGAATGTTGTGGTACACCGCGTCTTCGGTGAAATAGTCCGCGATCACGGCGGGATCGGGGTCGGCCCACCGTCCACAGAACTCGGTGATCAGGTCGGCGGCTGCACTCATGTGTTCACTCCTCGTCCGGTGTTCGGTTCCAACTGTTCAGGAGAGGCGCCGTCCGCGCGGCGCGGCAGCACCCCGTTGAGCACGATGTCGACCAGGGACGCGGCCAGTGACGCCTGGTCCTGCACGTCGCGAGCGGACTGCGCGAAGATCGCCGCGCCCGCGACGACGTCGAGCAGGACGTCGGGGTCCACGCCCTCGCGCAGCTCGCCGGCCTCGATCGCCTGCGAGATCCGGCGCCCCAGTTCCTCCCGGATCACCTCGAGCTGGTCGGTCACCAACGTCTGGCGGAGGGTCGCGCTGCTGCGCCCCTCGGACATCAGCCCGGGTACCGCTTCCCGGGCCGCGGGGCTCCCGAAGAGGGCCACCGCGCCATGGGTGAGTCGTGCGATCTCCGCGCCGATCTCCAGATCGGAGACGTTCTCCGACTCCATCACCGGGTAGACCGCATCGTGCACGATGTGGGCCTTGGAGGCCCACCGGCGATAGATCGCCGGGCGGCCGACACCCGCCCGCGCCGCGATCGCGTCGATCGACGTGCCGGCATAGCCGCTCTCGACCAGAAGTTCCCTCGTCGCCCGCAGCACCGCCTCGTCGATCGCGGGATTGCGTTGCGGCCCTAGTCGATGCTGAGCACGCCGCTGCCTGGACATTCGATGAAACCCCTTGCATGGAAGTGTGACGGCCGTTACATTGTGTCACGTCATAGTCGATACGTCATGTATCGGCTATCGCGTTCCGTGTCCGCACCTCACCGCGGACCTCGACTGCCGCTGTGCCCGCTGTCCACGCTGTACCGCAACGAATCACACGCACGAGGTGCATGCCTCGACCGAGCGCCGAGAGGTCGCCATGAGTTTCGAGTACACGACCGACGACCGGGACTACTCCGAGCTGGCCCGTCCCGGGGAGTCGCGCACCGACCCGGCGCAGCTCGGTACTCGTCTGCAGCAGTGGCTGGGCACCAAGCTGCCCCCCG is part of the Rhodococcus sp. SGAir0479 genome and encodes:
- a CDS encoding acyl-CoA synthetase; its protein translation is MSEDPRTDTVDGILRRAAARQPGRTALTFGDRSWTYRELDDAVTRAAGSLLALGLGSGDRVAGYGVNSDAYVIGFLACARAGLVHVPVNYALTGDELHYLLAQSGARAVLVDPALRAGLEAVRADLDVEHVVPLRDEAGALVDAVRTGVLPELGVRASGSDLAQLLYTSGTTSKPKGAMMSHGALVHEYVSAVIALGLDADDNPLVCMPLYHSAAMHVFMLPYLSVGATVHLMQSPDIPEILRRIEVDRIGSLFLAPTVWVPLAGHPDLDARDLSSLKKAQYGASIMPVTVLGRLRERYPALGFYNCFGQSEIGPLATVLGPGEHEDRPSSCGRAVYFVEARVVDPDGNDVPDGEPGEILYRSPQLCNGYWDNPEATAEAFRDGWFHSGDMVTRDAGGYITVVDRIKDVINTGGILVASREVEDALYTHPGVAEVAVIGVPDEKWIEAVTAVVVLREDADPEEVTAEVLVRHVRERIAPFKVPKRIRFVEALPRNQSGKLLKRALRGDLDPV
- a CDS encoding limonene-1,2-epoxide hydrolase family protein, with product MSAAADLITEFCGRWADPDPAVIADYFTEDAVYHNIPMEPVKGRAAIEEFLGGFLAAFDGIDFRIHRQVEAGGIVMNERTDVLRGLGKETALPVMGVFEVVDGKIAAWRDYFDMGAITTAFGG
- a CDS encoding TetR/AcrR family transcriptional regulator, giving the protein MSRQRRAQHRLGPQRNPAIDEAVLRATRELLVESGYAGTSIDAIAARAGVGRPAIYRRWASKAHIVHDAVYPVMESENVSDLEIGAEIARLTHGAVALFGSPAAREAVPGLMSEGRSSATLRQTLVTDQLEVIREELGRRISQAIEAGELREGVDPDVLLDVVAGAAIFAQSARDVQDQASLAASLVDIVLNGVLPRRADGASPEQLEPNTGRGVNT